One genomic window of Actinoplanes lobatus includes the following:
- a CDS encoding nitroreductase family protein produces the protein MEFDEVVRRRRMVRGYDPDRPVPPELVDKIVRHGLRAPSAGFSQGWSFLVLTGQADRDRFWAATAEAEGPAEGWLARMRTAPLIIVALSNKSAYLERYAQPDKGWTDRDESRWPAPFWDIDTGFAALLMHLTAVNEDLGSCFIGLPAGRVDAFKEAFGVPPEFRPIGALTIGYRGGDKRSPSLRRGHRPVDSVVHHGRWTSAGEV, from the coding sequence ATGGAGTTCGACGAGGTGGTCCGCCGCCGGCGGATGGTGCGCGGTTACGACCCGGACCGTCCGGTCCCGCCGGAGCTGGTCGACAAGATCGTCCGGCACGGGCTGCGGGCGCCGTCGGCCGGTTTCTCGCAGGGCTGGAGTTTCCTGGTTCTCACCGGGCAGGCCGATCGCGACCGGTTCTGGGCGGCGACCGCGGAGGCCGAAGGGCCGGCCGAGGGCTGGCTGGCCCGGATGCGGACGGCGCCGCTGATCATCGTGGCGCTGTCCAACAAATCGGCCTATCTGGAGCGTTACGCCCAGCCCGACAAAGGCTGGACGGATCGTGACGAGTCACGCTGGCCCGCGCCGTTCTGGGACATCGACACCGGGTTCGCCGCCCTGCTCATGCACCTCACCGCGGTCAACGAGGACCTCGGATCGTGCTTCATCGGGCTGCCCGCCGGCCGGGTGGACGCCTTCAAGGAGGCGTTCGGGGTGCCGCCGGAGTTCCGCCCGATCGGAGCACTGACGATCGGCTACCGGGGCGGGGACAAGAGGTCACCGTCACTGCGGCGTGGGCACCGTCCGGTGGACTCCGTGGTGCATCATGGCCGGTGGACTTCGGCGGGCGAGGTCTGA
- a CDS encoding type II toxin-antitoxin system VapB family antitoxin: MIFKAVRDGAPYPDHQTTLKEWADIPPRKVWLADLITTKRELALDKLLAEDSTFYGDLFPHVVEFQGALYLEDGLHRALRAALQQRKEIHARVLVLEV; the protein is encoded by the coding sequence GTGATCTTCAAAGCGGTCCGGGACGGAGCCCCGTACCCCGATCACCAGACCACACTCAAGGAGTGGGCGGACATTCCGCCGCGCAAGGTCTGGCTCGCCGACCTCATCACCACCAAGCGCGAGCTGGCGCTGGACAAACTCCTCGCCGAGGACTCCACCTTCTACGGCGATCTGTTCCCCCATGTCGTGGAGTTTCAGGGCGCCCTCTACCTGGAGGACGGTCTGCACCGCGCACTGCGCGCGGCCCTGCAGCAGCGCAAGGAGATCCACGCGCGGGTGCTGGTCCTGGAGGTCTGA
- a CDS encoding acyl-CoA dehydrogenase family protein, with product MGVRPLDLLDLDDLLSDEERDARALARRVADDHIRPAVAEWYENGDAPIRELAVEFGKAGLFGMHLTGYGCAGSSVVALGLTCMEVEAADSGIRSLISVQGSLVMYAIWRYGSEEQKLAWLPALASGRAIGCFGLAEPDHGSDPTGMSTRARQDGDDWVLDGVKTWILNAPIADVAIIWARADKGVAGFVVPTDVSGYTAREISHKMSLRASSTGEIVLDGVRLPESARLPGARSLMAPMSCLTEARLSIIWGVLGAARDCLDTALDYAAAREQFGRPIAGFQLTQAKLADMALELQKGFLLALHLGRRRERQDGPLRPEQISVGKLNNVREAIKIARQCRTIMGGNGILAEYPVMRHASNLESVLTYEGTSEIHQLSIGQKLTGLNAFAR from the coding sequence ATGGGTGTTCGACCTCTTGACCTGCTGGATCTTGACGATTTGCTGAGTGATGAGGAGCGCGACGCCCGCGCTCTCGCCCGCCGCGTCGCCGACGATCACATTCGTCCGGCCGTGGCCGAGTGGTACGAGAACGGCGATGCCCCGATCCGGGAGCTGGCCGTCGAGTTCGGCAAGGCCGGCCTGTTCGGCATGCACCTGACCGGGTACGGCTGCGCCGGCTCGTCGGTGGTCGCCCTCGGCCTGACATGCATGGAGGTGGAGGCCGCCGACTCCGGGATCCGCTCGCTGATCTCGGTGCAGGGCTCCCTGGTCATGTACGCGATCTGGCGCTACGGCTCGGAGGAGCAGAAACTCGCCTGGCTCCCGGCGCTGGCGTCCGGCCGGGCGATCGGCTGCTTCGGCCTGGCCGAGCCGGATCACGGCTCCGACCCGACCGGCATGTCCACCCGGGCCCGTCAGGACGGCGACGACTGGGTGCTCGACGGCGTGAAGACCTGGATCCTCAACGCGCCGATCGCCGACGTGGCGATCATCTGGGCGCGGGCCGACAAGGGCGTGGCCGGATTCGTCGTCCCGACCGACGTGAGCGGCTACACGGCCCGCGAGATCAGCCACAAGATGTCGCTGCGCGCGTCCAGTACGGGCGAGATCGTCCTGGACGGGGTCCGGCTGCCGGAGAGCGCCCGGCTGCCCGGCGCCCGCAGCCTGATGGCGCCGATGTCCTGCCTCACCGAGGCCCGGCTCAGCATCATCTGGGGTGTGCTCGGGGCGGCCCGGGACTGTCTCGACACGGCGCTCGACTACGCGGCCGCGCGGGAGCAGTTCGGGCGGCCGATCGCCGGGTTCCAGCTGACCCAGGCCAAGCTCGCGGACATGGCTCTGGAGCTGCAGAAGGGGTTCCTGCTGGCACTGCATCTGGGGCGGCGGCGGGAGCGGCAGGACGGGCCGCTGCGGCCGGAGCAGATCAGTGTCGGGAAGCTGAACAACGTGCGGGAGGCCATCAAGATCGCTCGGCAGTGCCGGACGATCATGGGTGGCAACGGGATCCTTGCGGAGTACCCGGTGATGCGGCACGCCAGCAATCTGGAGAGCGTGCTGACGTACGAGGGGACGTCGGAGATCCACCAGCTGTCGATCGGGCAGAAGCTGACCGGTTTGAACGCTTTCGCACGGTGA
- a CDS encoding DUF4230 domain-containing protein: MAESPAPASPDPEPTSEFPAVQRGPSGFARLLIFVGVVFALLVASCLGLRAINVLPTFDNPFTDRTTDRSQPVLLESMRDLERFVAADGTFQVIVDLQENKDNIPDFLINRRTLFVGSGTVEAYVDFGGLAGDALKVDEEKKTIELRLPAPQQSTAALDMERSYVVADERGLFNRIGDAFRDDPGKQQQVYQLAQQRITEAARASGLDERARENTQRMLESLFARLGYSTVTVTFANP, encoded by the coding sequence ATGGCCGAATCGCCCGCCCCCGCATCCCCCGACCCCGAGCCCACCAGCGAGTTCCCGGCCGTTCAGCGCGGACCCAGCGGGTTCGCCCGGCTGCTGATCTTCGTGGGCGTCGTCTTCGCCCTGCTGGTCGCGTCCTGCCTCGGGCTGCGCGCGATCAACGTGCTGCCCACCTTCGACAACCCGTTCACCGACCGGACGACCGACCGCAGCCAGCCGGTGCTCCTCGAGTCCATGCGCGACCTGGAGCGGTTCGTGGCGGCCGACGGCACCTTCCAGGTCATCGTCGATCTCCAGGAGAACAAGGACAACATCCCCGACTTCCTGATCAACCGGCGGACACTGTTCGTCGGCTCGGGCACCGTCGAGGCCTATGTCGACTTCGGCGGCCTGGCCGGAGACGCGCTCAAGGTGGACGAGGAGAAGAAGACGATCGAGCTGAGGCTGCCCGCCCCGCAGCAGTCCACGGCCGCTCTCGACATGGAGCGCAGTTACGTGGTGGCGGACGAGCGCGGGCTCTTCAACCGGATCGGCGACGCCTTCCGCGACGATCCCGGCAAGCAGCAGCAGGTCTATCAGCTCGCCCAGCAGCGGATCACCGAGGCGGCCCGGGCGAGCGGGCTCGACGAGCGGGCCCGGGAGAACACGCAGCGCATGCTGGAGAGCCTCTTCGCGCGGCTGGGCTACTCGACGGTCACGGTGACCTTCGCCAACCCATGA
- a CDS encoding PspC domain-containing protein encodes MTSPLRTRSFSRPRHNRRIAGVCAGLAQRFGMRPGTVRLLFVLSCLLPGPQFLIYLVLWALMPSE; translated from the coding sequence GTGACCAGCCCCCTCAGGACCCGCTCGTTCTCCCGCCCCCGTCACAACCGCCGCATCGCCGGTGTCTGCGCCGGGTTGGCCCAGCGTTTCGGGATGCGGCCCGGCACCGTCCGGCTGCTGTTCGTCCTGTCCTGCCTGCTCCCGGGCCCGCAGTTCCTGATCTACCTGGTCCTCTGGGCGCTGATGCCCAGCGAGTGA
- a CDS encoding DUF5941 domain-containing protein, with protein sequence MTLAVLTARIGPAIPDRDADRLAGDLTGALRAAGISAVHRLTPGDGEAVRLRELARQAREAGIPLLICADNLVAHGSLLWTLATEPAGRSTVLVAADPSGELKEDRGRVVAAPPGGGTTRYLGAMCVAPAELPLLEKAADHPDMLAEMLADGFVPVATRVRLLHAEQVTTEADLAGARDAVAAVDEDAARLRLAVKEQDDFFTTYAVSSWSPLVTRAAARLRLTPTAVTGLSVLFAVAAALLFWQASRVAMVLGGVLLYLGFVLDCVDGQLARYTRKFDAFGGWLDTMADRAKEYAVYAGLAAGAERIGLPYAWPLAIAAIILQTARHMTDTWYGALHDEAAARPSPAASGGVGARLTAASVKAQSQRGSVIYWAKRIVVFPIGERWALIAVLAAFTDGRVTLAALVGFGLLAAAYTLALRSLRALSMRVGVLHTVDTMRHRDDGPLVRSVLSRVGAGWPLPFAALFTVYAVAAVAATAAAGPGHRPWVLALVVIPVLVCGFPARVRHDGSLDWLVPAALRAAEYLTVAAVGLYGPVPPAVVFLLLFALAMRHYDLTARMEKGAPATGAGGAVLGWDGRVLLLVTVALLGQATVAAVVLTAAVLFTFTLTAAKDWKASR encoded by the coding sequence GTGACGCTGGCCGTTCTGACCGCACGAATCGGCCCCGCGATCCCGGACAGAGACGCCGACCGGCTCGCCGGCGACCTGACCGGTGCGCTGCGGGCGGCCGGGATCTCGGCGGTCCACCGCCTAACCCCCGGCGACGGCGAAGCCGTCCGCCTGCGCGAGCTGGCCCGGCAGGCCCGCGAGGCGGGCATCCCCCTCCTGATCTGCGCCGACAACCTGGTCGCGCACGGCAGCCTGCTCTGGACGCTGGCCACCGAACCGGCCGGGCGCAGCACCGTACTGGTCGCCGCCGACCCGTCCGGAGAGCTCAAGGAGGACCGGGGTCGCGTCGTCGCCGCCCCGCCCGGCGGCGGGACCACGCGCTACCTGGGCGCCATGTGCGTCGCCCCCGCCGAGCTGCCGCTGCTGGAAAAGGCCGCCGACCACCCCGACATGCTGGCCGAGATGCTCGCCGACGGGTTCGTGCCGGTCGCCACCCGGGTGCGCCTGCTGCACGCCGAGCAGGTCACCACCGAGGCGGATCTGGCCGGGGCACGGGACGCGGTCGCCGCGGTGGACGAGGACGCGGCGCGCCTCCGGCTCGCCGTCAAGGAACAGGACGACTTCTTCACGACGTACGCGGTGAGCAGTTGGTCGCCGCTGGTCACCCGGGCCGCCGCCCGGCTCCGGCTGACACCCACCGCGGTGACCGGGCTGTCGGTGCTCTTCGCGGTCGCCGCGGCGCTGCTGTTCTGGCAGGCCTCCCGGGTCGCCATGGTGCTCGGCGGGGTGCTGCTCTACCTCGGGTTCGTGCTCGACTGTGTGGACGGGCAACTGGCGCGGTACACGCGAAAGTTCGACGCCTTCGGCGGCTGGCTCGACACGATGGCCGACCGGGCCAAGGAGTACGCGGTCTACGCCGGTCTGGCGGCCGGGGCCGAGCGGATCGGGCTGCCGTACGCGTGGCCGCTCGCGATCGCCGCGATCATCCTCCAGACCGCCCGGCACATGACCGACACCTGGTACGGCGCCCTGCACGACGAGGCCGCCGCCCGTCCCTCCCCGGCCGCGTCCGGTGGAGTCGGGGCGCGGCTCACCGCGGCCTCCGTCAAGGCGCAGAGCCAGCGCGGATCGGTGATCTACTGGGCCAAGCGGATCGTGGTCTTCCCGATCGGTGAGCGGTGGGCGCTGATCGCCGTGCTGGCCGCGTTCACCGACGGCCGGGTGACGCTGGCGGCCCTGGTCGGTTTCGGTCTGCTGGCGGCGGCGTACACGCTGGCGCTGCGGTCGCTGCGGGCCCTCTCCATGCGGGTCGGGGTCCTGCACACCGTCGACACCATGCGGCACCGCGACGACGGGCCGCTGGTGCGGTCGGTGCTGAGCCGGGTGGGCGCGGGGTGGCCGCTGCCGTTCGCCGCCCTCTTCACGGTCTACGCCGTGGCCGCGGTGGCCGCGACGGCCGCCGCCGGGCCGGGCCATCGCCCGTGGGTGCTCGCCCTCGTGGTGATCCCGGTCCTGGTCTGCGGCTTCCCGGCGAGGGTGCGGCACGACGGCTCCCTGGACTGGCTGGTGCCGGCCGCTTTGAGGGCCGCCGAGTACCTCACCGTGGCCGCCGTGGGCCTCTACGGGCCGGTTCCGCCCGCCGTGGTCTTCCTGCTGCTGTTCGCCCTGGCGATGCGCCACTACGACCTGACCGCCCGGATGGAGAAGGGCGCCCCGGCGACCGGCGCCGGCGGCGCCGTCCTCGGCTGGGACGGCCGCGTCCTGCTCCTGGTGACGGTGGCCCTCCTGGGCCAGGCCACGGTCGCCGCGGTCGTCCTGACGGCCGCCGTGTTGTTCACGTTCACCCTCACCGCCGCAAAGGACTGGAAGGCGTCCCGCTGA
- a CDS encoding ABC transporter ATP-binding protein, producing MSTVVLKDVTKIWPDGTTAVDNVSLDVQDGEFMVLLGPSGCGKSTVLRMIAGLEDPTRGDILLNGEPVLELPPRDRSIAMVFQDFALYPHMTVSENIGFPLKLSGIEPAPRQERVDAIAGALGIGEVLARRPSQLSGGQRQRVAMGRAMVRRPGIFLMDEPLSNLDSGLRAELRAEITSMTRELGVTTMYVTHDQAEALTMADRVAIMRKGVLQDVGTPTEVYRRPATLYVAAFLGSPKMNLLEAAVYVHLEQYIALSFGEQTLYMPWNDPRARAVARYHGERIVVGIRAEALTPVTPDTQGPVFQGRIRYLEHHGHESLAYLDIGATAIVVDEMSGPVAETRTGGGFRKALQRLAGQTSEPVAPQGRVGVLSELGKHHRKPAELAVRLAPYPAIGPGHPLAVSVRMDAVHFFDERGDRIDVGWR from the coding sequence GTGTCCACCGTCGTGCTGAAAGACGTCACCAAGATCTGGCCAGACGGCACCACTGCCGTCGACAACGTCAGCCTGGATGTGCAGGACGGCGAGTTCATGGTCCTGCTCGGGCCTTCGGGCTGCGGAAAGTCGACCGTGCTGCGGATGATCGCCGGGCTGGAGGATCCCACGCGGGGGGACATCCTCCTCAACGGCGAGCCGGTTCTGGAGCTGCCGCCGCGGGACCGCAGCATCGCGATGGTGTTTCAGGATTTCGCGCTCTATCCGCACATGACCGTCTCGGAGAACATCGGTTTCCCGCTGAAGCTGTCCGGTATCGAGCCGGCGCCGCGGCAGGAGCGGGTGGACGCGATCGCCGGCGCGCTCGGCATCGGCGAGGTTCTGGCGCGGCGGCCGAGTCAGCTCTCCGGCGGTCAGCGGCAGCGGGTCGCGATGGGCCGCGCCATGGTGCGCCGACCAGGCATCTTCCTGATGGACGAGCCATTGTCCAACCTCGACAGCGGACTCCGCGCCGAGTTGCGCGCCGAGATCACGAGCATGACTCGTGAGCTGGGTGTGACGACCATGTACGTGACCCACGACCAGGCCGAGGCGCTGACCATGGCGGACCGCGTCGCGATCATGCGCAAGGGCGTGCTCCAGGACGTCGGCACGCCGACCGAGGTGTACCGGCGCCCGGCCACCCTGTACGTCGCCGCCTTCCTGGGCTCACCCAAGATGAACCTGCTCGAGGCCGCGGTCTACGTGCACCTGGAGCAGTACATCGCGCTGAGCTTCGGCGAGCAGACGCTCTACATGCCGTGGAACGACCCACGCGCCCGGGCGGTGGCCCGCTACCACGGCGAGCGGATCGTGGTCGGCATCCGGGCCGAGGCGCTCACCCCGGTCACCCCGGACACGCAGGGGCCCGTCTTCCAGGGGCGGATCCGCTACCTGGAGCACCACGGGCACGAGTCGCTGGCGTACCTGGACATCGGCGCCACGGCGATCGTGGTGGACGAGATGAGCGGCCCGGTCGCCGAGACCCGGACCGGCGGCGGGTTCAGGAAGGCACTGCAACGTCTGGCCGGCCAGACGTCGGAGCCGGTGGCCCCGCAGGGCCGTGTCGGTGTGCTGAGCGAGTTGGGCAAGCATCACCGCAAGCCGGCCGAGCTGGCGGTGCGCCTGGCGCCGTACCCGGCGATCGGTCCCGGTCATCCGCTGGCCGTGTCGGTGCGGATGGACGCCGTGCACTTCTTCGACGAGCGGGGTGACCGGATCGATGTCGGCTGGCGATGA
- a CDS encoding ATP-binding protein, protein MEERNGQGVRAASVPSRAWPVPLDRAFGRDDITILRHEITRLLGAAGLAGDRLDGFVLAVNEVITNVVLHAGGQGRVVLRIDGGSVWCVVTDAGPGIPGAYLDRVRTPGTFEVGGRGLWLAHQLCDEVTTATGPIGTSIGLRIDLDVVPDPR, encoded by the coding sequence GTGGAGGAAAGGAACGGCCAGGGCGTGCGCGCGGCCTCCGTCCCCTCGCGGGCGTGGCCGGTGCCGCTGGACCGCGCCTTCGGCCGGGACGACATCACGATCCTGCGGCACGAGATCACCCGGTTGCTGGGCGCCGCCGGGCTCGCCGGCGACCGCCTGGACGGCTTCGTGCTGGCCGTCAACGAAGTGATCACCAACGTGGTGCTGCACGCGGGTGGGCAGGGCCGGGTCGTGCTGCGGATCGACGGCGGCTCGGTGTGGTGCGTGGTCACCGACGCCGGCCCGGGCATCCCGGGCGCCTATCTGGACCGCGTGCGTACGCCGGGGACGTTCGAGGTCGGTGGCCGGGGCCTCTGGCTGGCCCATCAGCTCTGCGACGAGGTCACGACGGCCACCGGGCCGATCGGTACCTCGATCGGCCTACGTATCGATCTGGATGTCGTGCCGGATCCCCGCTGA
- a CDS encoding beta-phosphoglucomutase family hydrolase — protein sequence MLGLPSQVTACLFDLDGVLTQTALVHSAAWKQTFDTFLESWAESHDQLFVPFDSGVDYHRYVDGRQRADGVRTFLASRGITLPEGDPDDTPDRETVNGIGNRKNVLVLQKIQEGAVQVYPGSVEYLRAARAAGLRRAVVSASANCKDVLEAAGIADLLEARVDGVVARELGLPGKPAPDTFLKGAELLGLDPANCAVFEDAQAGVAAGRAGGFGIVIGVDRVGQADALREHGADVVVQDLKDLL from the coding sequence GTGCTCGGACTTCCTTCACAGGTGACCGCTTGCCTTTTCGATCTTGACGGCGTGCTGACGCAGACCGCGCTCGTGCACAGCGCCGCATGGAAACAGACGTTCGATACGTTCCTGGAATCGTGGGCGGAAAGTCATGATCAACTTTTCGTCCCGTTCGATTCCGGCGTCGACTATCACCGGTATGTCGACGGCCGTCAGCGTGCCGACGGTGTCCGTACCTTCCTGGCGTCCCGGGGCATCACCCTGCCCGAGGGCGACCCGGACGACACCCCCGATCGGGAGACCGTCAACGGCATCGGCAATCGCAAGAACGTGCTCGTGCTACAGAAGATCCAAGAAGGCGCCGTCCAGGTCTACCCCGGATCGGTGGAGTACCTGAGGGCCGCCAGGGCCGCCGGTCTACGCCGTGCGGTCGTGTCGGCGAGCGCCAACTGCAAGGACGTCCTGGAGGCGGCCGGGATCGCCGACCTCCTGGAGGCCCGGGTGGACGGCGTCGTCGCGCGTGAGCTGGGCCTGCCCGGCAAGCCCGCGCCGGACACCTTCCTCAAGGGCGCCGAGTTGCTCGGCCTCGACCCGGCGAACTGTGCCGTGTTCGAGGACGCCCAGGCGGGCGTGGCCGCCGGCCGGGCCGGTGGCTTCGGCATCGTGATCGGCGTGGACCGGGTAGGCCAGGCCGATGCGCTGCGGGAACACGGCGCCGACGTCGTGGTGCAAGATCTCAAAGACCTCCTCTGA
- a CDS encoding glycoside hydrolase family 65 protein has translation MIRERAYPVDPWHIRETRLDLDLLAQSESVFALSNGHIGIRGNLDEGEPHGLPGSYLNSFYELRPLPHAEAGYGFPESGQTMVNVTNAKLMRLLVNDEPFDVRYGELRSHERCLDLRAGLLERIVEWVSPSGQGIRVRTVRLVSFTQRAVVAFLYEVEPLETSARLILQSELVANEQLPPMSKDPRVAAVLDRPLLAEEMMEQPTGGILIHRTKASDLRMAAAMEHLVETPGRHAITTEGHPDWLRTTVACRLEPGQKLRVVKLAAYGWSSMRSLPALRDQVGAALASARLDGWDGLVQQQQDYLDAFWDHSDVQVEGDPEVQQAVRFGLFHTLQAGARAEQRPIGSKGLTGPGYDGHTFWDAETFVLPALTYTQPSAAADVLRWRHSTLDLARERAQTLGLSGAAFPWRTIRGQECSGYWPAGTAGFHIAADIADAVRRYVQATGDFDFEREVGLELLVETARLWRSLGHHDRHGRFHIDGVTGPDEYTAVVNDNIYTNLMAQQNLMAAVDACQRHPDLARGFGVNDEEAASWRDAAAAVHVPYDKELGVHQQCEGFTRLQEWDFEGTPPEGYPLLLNYPYFDLYRKQVVKQADLVMAMYIRGDAFTPEEKARNFAYYDARTVRDSSLSACIQAVMAAETGHLELAHDYLGEAALMDLHDLHRNARDGVHVASLAGSWIALVAGLGGMRDFNGQLSFAPRLPSRINSLEFSLLWRGLRLRVNVTSEEVTYSLRNGGGQARLTLIHHGKELEVTQVRPVTMPIPAAVPPGPAPAQPHGRAPVRRAVH, from the coding sequence GTGATCCGTGAACGGGCTTATCCCGTCGACCCTTGGCATATCCGGGAGACCCGGCTCGACCTGGACCTGCTGGCCCAGTCCGAGTCGGTATTCGCTCTCTCGAACGGCCATATCGGGATACGCGGAAACCTGGACGAGGGCGAGCCGCACGGCCTTCCGGGCAGCTATCTGAACTCGTTCTATGAGCTGCGGCCGCTGCCGCACGCCGAGGCGGGCTACGGCTTTCCCGAGTCCGGCCAGACCATGGTCAACGTCACCAACGCCAAGCTGATGCGGCTGCTCGTCAACGACGAGCCGTTCGACGTCCGGTACGGCGAGCTGCGCTCCCACGAGCGCTGCCTCGACCTGCGGGCCGGCCTGCTGGAGCGGATCGTCGAGTGGGTGTCCCCGTCCGGCCAGGGCATCCGGGTGCGGACCGTCCGGCTGGTCTCGTTCACCCAGCGCGCGGTCGTGGCCTTCCTGTACGAGGTGGAGCCCCTGGAGACCTCGGCCCGGCTGATCCTGCAATCCGAGCTGGTGGCGAACGAGCAGCTGCCGCCGATGAGCAAGGACCCGCGGGTGGCCGCCGTGCTCGACCGCCCGCTGCTGGCCGAGGAGATGATGGAGCAGCCCACCGGCGGCATCCTGATCCACCGCACCAAGGCCAGTGACCTGCGGATGGCCGCGGCCATGGAGCACCTGGTCGAGACCCCGGGCCGGCACGCCATCACCACCGAGGGCCACCCGGACTGGCTGCGCACCACGGTCGCCTGCCGTCTGGAGCCCGGGCAGAAGCTGCGGGTGGTCAAGCTGGCGGCGTACGGGTGGTCCAGCATGCGCTCGCTGCCCGCCCTGCGCGACCAGGTCGGGGCGGCTCTGGCCAGCGCCCGGCTGGACGGCTGGGACGGTCTGGTCCAGCAGCAGCAGGACTACCTGGACGCGTTCTGGGACCACTCGGACGTTCAGGTCGAGGGCGACCCGGAGGTGCAGCAGGCGGTTCGGTTCGGCCTCTTCCACACGCTCCAGGCCGGCGCCCGGGCGGAGCAGCGGCCGATCGGCTCCAAGGGCCTGACCGGCCCCGGCTACGACGGCCACACGTTCTGGGACGCCGAGACGTTCGTGCTGCCGGCGCTCACCTACACCCAGCCCTCCGCGGCGGCCGACGTGCTGCGCTGGCGGCACTCGACGCTGGACCTGGCCCGGGAACGGGCGCAGACGCTCGGGCTGTCGGGGGCGGCCTTCCCGTGGCGGACCATCCGCGGCCAGGAGTGTTCGGGCTACTGGCCGGCCGGCACCGCGGGCTTCCACATCGCCGCCGACATCGCCGACGCGGTCCGCCGCTACGTGCAGGCCACCGGGGACTTCGACTTCGAGCGTGAGGTCGGCCTGGAGCTGCTCGTGGAGACGGCGCGGCTGTGGCGGTCGCTGGGCCACCACGACCGGCACGGGCGGTTCCACATCGACGGCGTCACCGGGCCGGACGAGTACACCGCCGTGGTGAACGACAACATCTACACCAACCTGATGGCGCAGCAGAACCTGATGGCCGCCGTCGACGCCTGCCAGCGGCACCCGGACCTGGCCCGCGGTTTCGGGGTCAACGACGAGGAGGCGGCCTCCTGGCGGGACGCGGCGGCTGCCGTGCACGTCCCGTACGACAAGGAGCTGGGCGTCCACCAGCAGTGCGAGGGCTTCACCCGGCTCCAGGAGTGGGACTTCGAGGGCACCCCGCCGGAGGGCTACCCGCTGCTGCTCAACTACCCGTACTTCGACCTGTACCGCAAGCAGGTGGTCAAGCAGGCCGACCTGGTGATGGCGATGTACATCCGGGGCGACGCGTTCACCCCGGAGGAGAAGGCGCGCAACTTCGCCTACTACGACGCCCGTACCGTCCGGGACTCGTCGCTGTCGGCCTGCATCCAGGCGGTCATGGCGGCCGAGACCGGGCATCTCGAGCTGGCGCACGACTATCTGGGCGAGGCCGCCCTGATGGACCTGCACGACCTGCACCGGAACGCGCGGGACGGCGTGCACGTGGCGTCGCTGGCCGGCTCCTGGATCGCGCTGGTCGCCGGCCTCGGCGGCATGCGGGACTTCAACGGCCAGCTGAGCTTCGCGCCGCGACTGCCCAGCCGGATCAACAGTCTGGAGTTCTCGCTGCTCTGGCGGGGTCTGCGGCTGCGCGTCAACGTGACCTCCGAAGAGGTGACCTACTCGCTGCGCAACGGCGGCGGGCAGGCCCGGCTCACGCTGATCCACCACGGCAAGGAGCTCGAGGTGACCCAGGTGCGACCGGTCACCATGCCGATTCCGGCCGCGGTGCCGCCGGGCCCGGCACCGGCCCAGCCGCACGGCCGCGCTCCGGTCCGGCGCGCGGTTCACTGA